The Streptomyces sp. HUAS CB01 genome has a segment encoding these proteins:
- a CDS encoding DUF3037 domain-containing protein, protein MTEHDPRRDVFEYALLRVVPRVERGECFNAGVVVYCRARSFVAARTLLDENKLRALDPRADVTGVRAALHAVEGVCRGGEDAGQAARDDAGRRFRWLIAPRSTVVQPGPVHTGLTADPEAEVERLLDVLVR, encoded by the coding sequence GTGACCGAGCACGACCCCAGGCGGGATGTCTTCGAGTACGCGCTGCTGCGCGTCGTCCCGCGCGTCGAGCGCGGTGAGTGCTTCAACGCGGGCGTGGTGGTCTACTGCCGCGCGAGGTCCTTCGTGGCCGCCCGCACCCTTCTGGACGAGAACAAGCTGAGGGCGCTGGACCCGCGGGCCGATGTCACTGGGGTTCGGGCGGCGCTCCACGCCGTGGAGGGGGTCTGCCGCGGCGGCGAGGACGCGGGTCAGGCCGCGAGGGACGACGCGGGACGGCGCTTCCGCTGGCTGATCGCCCCCCGCTCCACGGTGGTGCAGCCGGGGCCCGTGCACACCGGTCTGACCGCGGATCCGGAGGCCGAGGTCGAGCGGCTGCTGGACGTCCTGGTGCGCTGA
- a CDS encoding EamA family transporter produces the protein MHASRDRNAGLGLALASAFAFGGSGVAAKPLIEAGLDPLHVVWLRVAGAALVMLPVAWRHRDLLTRKPALLAGFGMLAVAGVQACYFAAISRIPVGVALLIEYLAPALVLAWVRFVQRRPVTRAAAVGVVLAVGGLACVVEVWAGLSFDAIGLLLALGAACCQVGYFVLSDQGADGDDAADPLGVIAYGLLIGALVLTAVARPWQMDWRVLGGGAGMAGTTVPAALLLGWIVLIATVVAYVTGVVSVRRLSPQVAGVVACLEAVIATVLAWVLLREHLSAPQIIGGAVVLVGAFIAQSSTPKAASGPVAGGSGTVAGAADGDLAAERAAV, from the coding sequence ATGCACGCGTCTCGGGACAGGAACGCCGGGCTGGGACTCGCCCTGGCATCGGCGTTCGCCTTCGGTGGTTCAGGTGTGGCGGCCAAGCCGCTCATCGAAGCGGGGCTCGACCCCCTGCATGTGGTGTGGCTGCGAGTGGCCGGTGCCGCCCTCGTCATGCTCCCCGTCGCCTGGCGCCACCGTGACCTCCTGACACGCAAACCGGCGCTGCTCGCCGGATTCGGCATGCTCGCCGTCGCCGGTGTCCAGGCGTGCTACTTCGCCGCGATATCCCGTATCCCCGTGGGTGTGGCACTCCTCATCGAGTACCTGGCGCCGGCTCTCGTCCTCGCCTGGGTCCGCTTCGTCCAGCGCCGCCCGGTCACCCGCGCCGCCGCCGTCGGCGTCGTCCTCGCCGTCGGCGGACTCGCCTGTGTCGTCGAGGTCTGGGCCGGGCTGAGCTTCGACGCGATCGGCCTGCTGCTGGCCCTCGGGGCCGCCTGCTGCCAGGTCGGCTACTTCGTGCTGTCCGACCAGGGGGCCGACGGCGACGACGCGGCCGACCCGCTCGGCGTCATCGCGTACGGACTGCTCATCGGCGCGCTCGTGCTCACCGCCGTCGCCCGGCCGTGGCAGATGGACTGGCGGGTGCTCGGCGGCGGCGCGGGCATGGCCGGGACCACCGTCCCGGCGGCACTGCTGCTCGGCTGGATCGTCCTGATCGCCACCGTCGTCGCCTACGTCACCGGCGTCGTGTCGGTCCGCCGGCTCTCGCCGCAGGTCGCCGGGGTCGTCGCGTGCCTGGAGGCCGTGATCGCGACCGTGCTGGCCTGGGTCCTCCTCCGAGAGCACCTGTCCGCCCCCCAGATCATCGGCGGCGCCGTGGTGCTCGTGGGCGCGTTCATCGCGCAGTCGTCCACGCCGAAGGCCGCATCGGGGCCGGTGGCGGGCGGATCCGGGACCGTGGCCGGGGCTGCCGACGGCGACTTGGCGGCCGAACGGGCGGCGGTCTAG
- a CDS encoding DMT family transporter, with protein MSNPSTAAVAGLPVGRSLFYLVVAGVAWGTAGAAASLVFEASDLGPLALSFWRCLGGLLLLAGALALRGRRTARTGAAVVARPETRRRRLLRILGTGVGLTVFQSAYFAAVEQTGLAVGTVVTLGAGPVLIALGARITMGERLGGGGIAAVAGALTGLVVLVLGGGSGTVRPLGVTLAVVSAAGYAAITLITRRLGRDGAGPDPLSTTLWTFVVGAVGLLPAALVEGLLPHTAEPVRVLGMLVYIAAVPTALAYALYFAGAAVVRAATVSVIMLLEPVSAAVLAVTALNERLTSATVAGTVVLLAAVVGLAWQETRPAAGRRGTVDAPA; from the coding sequence GTGTCGAATCCATCTACGGCTGCCGTCGCCGGCCTGCCCGTCGGGCGCAGCCTGTTCTACCTCGTCGTCGCCGGTGTGGCCTGGGGGACCGCCGGGGCGGCCGCCTCACTGGTCTTCGAGGCCAGCGATCTGGGCCCGCTCGCCCTGTCCTTCTGGCGCTGCCTGGGCGGGCTGCTGCTGCTCGCGGGCGCGCTCGCGCTGCGCGGGCGGAGGACGGCGCGGACCGGTGCCGCCGTCGTGGCCCGGCCGGAAACGCGCCGCCGCAGGCTGCTGCGCATCCTCGGCACCGGCGTCGGCCTGACGGTCTTTCAGAGCGCCTACTTCGCCGCCGTCGAGCAGACCGGCCTGGCGGTCGGCACGGTGGTCACCCTGGGCGCCGGGCCCGTACTGATCGCCCTCGGTGCCAGGATCACCATGGGGGAGCGGCTCGGGGGCGGCGGGATCGCCGCCGTCGCCGGGGCGCTGACCGGGCTCGTGGTGCTGGTCCTGGGCGGCGGGAGCGGCACGGTACGGCCGCTCGGCGTGACACTCGCGGTCGTCTCGGCCGCGGGCTACGCGGCCATCACCCTGATCACCCGCAGGCTCGGCCGTGACGGCGCCGGCCCCGACCCCCTGTCGACGACCCTGTGGACCTTCGTGGTGGGCGCCGTCGGTCTGCTCCCGGCGGCCCTCGTGGAGGGTCTCCTGCCGCACACCGCGGAGCCGGTGCGGGTGCTGGGCATGCTGGTGTACATCGCCGCGGTGCCGACGGCCCTCGCCTACGCGCTGTACTTCGCGGGGGCAGCCGTCGTCCGCGCCGCGACGGTGTCGGTGATCATGCTTCTGGAGCCGGTGAGCGCGGCGGTCCTGGCGGTGACCGCGCTGAACGAGCGGCTGACCTCGGCGACGGTGGCCGGGACGGTGGTCCTGCTCGCGGCGGTCGTCGGGCTGGCCTGGCAGGAGACCCGGCCGGCGGCGGGGCGGCGCGGCACCGTGGACGCACCGGCCTGA
- the fabG gene encoding 3-oxoacyl-ACP reductase FabG translates to MSSNEQRVAIVTGAARGIGAATAVRLAAEGRAVAVLDLDEAACKDTVEKITSAGGKAIAVGCDVSDSAQVEAAVERVAAELGAPTVLVNNAGVLRDNLLFKMSESDWDIVMNVHLKGAFLMAKACQKHMVDAGFGRIVSLSSSSALGNRGQANYSAVKAGLQGFTKTLAKELGKFGVTANAVAPGFIVTEMTAQTAARVGMGFEEFQAAAATQIPVQRVGRPEDVANAIAFFTGDDAGFVSGQVMYVAGGPLN, encoded by the coding sequence ATGTCCAGCAACGAGCAGCGCGTCGCGATCGTGACGGGGGCGGCGCGCGGCATTGGCGCCGCCACCGCCGTGCGTCTGGCGGCCGAGGGCCGTGCCGTGGCCGTACTCGACCTCGACGAGGCGGCGTGCAAGGACACCGTCGAGAAGATCACCTCCGCGGGCGGCAAGGCGATCGCCGTCGGCTGCGACGTCTCGGACTCCGCCCAGGTCGAGGCGGCCGTGGAGCGGGTCGCCGCCGAGCTCGGCGCGCCGACCGTCCTCGTCAACAACGCGGGCGTCCTCCGCGACAACCTGCTGTTCAAGATGAGCGAGTCCGACTGGGACATCGTGATGAACGTGCACCTCAAGGGTGCGTTCCTGATGGCCAAGGCGTGCCAGAAGCACATGGTCGACGCGGGCTTCGGCCGTATCGTCTCCCTCTCCTCCAGCTCCGCGCTGGGCAACCGGGGCCAGGCGAACTACTCGGCGGTCAAGGCCGGCCTGCAGGGCTTCACCAAGACGCTCGCCAAGGAGCTCGGCAAGTTCGGCGTCACCGCCAACGCCGTCGCGCCCGGATTCATCGTCACCGAGATGACCGCCCAGACCGCGGCCCGGGTCGGCATGGGCTTCGAGGAGTTCCAGGCCGCTGCCGCCACCCAGATCCCGGTCCAGCGGGTCGGCCGCCCGGAGGACGTCGCCAACGCGATCGCCTTCTTCACGGGCGACGACGCCGGATTCGTCTCGGGCCAGGTCATGTACGTGGCCGGCGGCCCGCTCAACTGA
- a CDS encoding LysR substrate-binding domain-containing protein, with product MLNLERLRTLDALARHGSVSAAADGLHVTTSAVSQQMAKLEREVGQQLLAKNGRGVRLTDAGRLLADHAARILSQVELAQADIEAQRGQVVGEVRLGAFPTAARGLFPAALTALRADHPDLRVRTSELEPEYALRQVIRGDLDLAIALDWSNKRLPVPGGLTREPLLDDAADVAMPADHPLAGRADVDLEDFADDDWVSWPEGEFCYEWLVFTLRAKGIEPRIAHLAGEHHTQLALIAAGLGVCVTPRLGRGPVPEGVRLVPVRQKVRRHIYAVWRADADRRPSIRAALAALRSAAATA from the coding sequence ATGTTGAATCTGGAGCGCCTGCGGACCCTGGACGCCCTGGCCCGGCACGGTTCCGTCAGCGCGGCGGCCGACGGGCTGCACGTCACGACCTCGGCCGTGTCCCAGCAAATGGCCAAGCTGGAGCGCGAAGTGGGCCAGCAGCTGCTGGCCAAGAACGGACGCGGGGTGCGGCTCACGGACGCCGGACGCCTCCTCGCCGACCACGCCGCCCGCATCCTGTCGCAGGTGGAGCTCGCTCAGGCCGACATCGAGGCACAACGGGGCCAGGTGGTCGGCGAAGTGCGGCTCGGCGCGTTCCCGACGGCCGCCCGGGGGCTGTTCCCCGCGGCGCTCACGGCCCTCCGCGCCGACCACCCCGACCTGCGGGTCCGCACCAGCGAACTGGAGCCGGAGTACGCCCTGCGGCAGGTGATCCGCGGCGATCTCGACCTGGCGATCGCCCTGGACTGGAGCAACAAGCGGCTCCCCGTGCCAGGCGGACTCACGCGCGAGCCGCTGCTGGACGACGCCGCCGACGTGGCGATGCCGGCCGACCACCCGCTGGCCGGCCGTGCCGACGTGGACCTGGAGGACTTCGCCGACGACGACTGGGTCTCCTGGCCCGAGGGCGAATTCTGCTACGAGTGGCTGGTCTTCACCCTGCGCGCCAAGGGCATCGAACCCCGCATCGCCCATCTCGCGGGCGAGCACCACACCCAGCTGGCGCTGATCGCGGCGGGCCTCGGAGTCTGTGTGACCCCGCGACTGGGCCGTGGTCCGGTCCCCGAGGGCGTCAGGCTCGTCCCGGTGCGCCAGAAGGTGCGCCGGCACATCTACGCGGTCTGGCGGGCGGACGCGGACCGCCGTCCGTCGATCCGCGCGGCGCTGGCGGCGCTGCGGTCGGCCGCGGCGACGGCCTGA
- a CDS encoding cysteine hydrolase, whose amino-acid sequence MPSYEQLVAQLDPARTVLLTVECQQGVVGPDSALPELAAQARSSGALENIGRLVDVAHSVGVQVMHAVAERRPDGRGASANARLFRAAERLPVQQHSGSKAVRVADPIEVADEDIVVRRLHGLSPIAGTDVDALLRNLGCRTLVVTGVSANVAIPNAVFDAVNLGYTAVVPADAIAGVPPEYTPAMIRNTLALVATVTTTDDVLACWKAPRRTART is encoded by the coding sequence ATGCCTTCGTACGAACAGCTGGTGGCGCAGCTCGATCCGGCCCGTACGGTCCTGCTCACCGTCGAGTGCCAGCAGGGCGTCGTCGGCCCGGACAGCGCCCTCCCGGAACTCGCGGCGCAGGCGCGGTCGTCGGGCGCGCTGGAGAACATCGGACGGCTCGTGGACGTGGCCCACTCCGTGGGGGTGCAGGTGATGCACGCGGTGGCGGAGCGGCGGCCCGACGGGCGCGGCGCCAGTGCCAACGCCCGTCTGTTCCGGGCCGCCGAGCGGCTGCCCGTCCAGCAGCACTCCGGCAGCAAGGCGGTCCGCGTCGCGGACCCCATCGAGGTCGCGGACGAGGACATCGTCGTACGCCGGCTGCATGGCCTGTCGCCGATCGCCGGCACGGACGTGGACGCGCTGCTGCGCAATCTGGGCTGCCGCACGCTCGTCGTCACGGGCGTGTCGGCCAATGTGGCGATACCGAACGCCGTCTTCGACGCGGTGAACCTCGGCTACACCGCGGTCGTACCCGCGGACGCCATCGCGGGGGTGCCCCCCGAGTACACCCCCGCGATGATCAGGAACACGCTCGCTCTCGTCGCCACCGTCACCACCACGGACGACGTGCTCGCGTGCTGGAAGGCGCCCCGCCGGACCGCACGCACCTGA
- a CDS encoding Clp protease N-terminal domain-containing protein has product MTGPVPGWWGGTVHFPVPRVPPQPAPGSTGTDAGLSEELASVVAGARRRALRDGDRQIDTAHLLHSLVESEPEVRAAFGGPDQVARVLGYLVQRSIGYGLRWQATVEDSGANPVAPPARDSGQTSWSPSAAAAMLRVRERAAGRGDPRAGGLDLLAELAADRHSRAVEVLVHAGVDTERLTGRIGELSQQV; this is encoded by the coding sequence ATGACCGGTCCCGTTCCCGGCTGGTGGGGTGGGACCGTGCACTTCCCTGTCCCGCGCGTCCCCCCGCAGCCCGCTCCCGGATCCACCGGGACCGACGCCGGACTCTCCGAGGAACTGGCCTCGGTCGTCGCCGGCGCGCGCAGGCGCGCGCTGCGGGACGGCGACCGCCAGATCGACACGGCCCATCTGCTGCACTCCCTGGTCGAGTCCGAACCCGAGGTCCGGGCGGCCTTCGGCGGCCCGGACCAGGTCGCCCGCGTCCTCGGCTATCTCGTGCAGCGCAGCATCGGGTACGGGCTGCGCTGGCAGGCGACGGTCGAGGACTCCGGCGCGAACCCGGTGGCCCCGCCGGCCCGGGACTCGGGGCAGACGAGCTGGTCGCCGTCGGCCGCGGCCGCGATGCTGAGGGTGCGGGAACGGGCCGCGGGGCGCGGCGATCCGCGTGCCGGCGGCCTCGATCTGCTCGCCGAACTCGCCGCCGACCGGCACTCCAGGGCCGTCGAAGTCCTCGTGCACGCCGGGGTCGACACCGAGCGGCTGACCGGCCGGATCGGCGAGCTGTCTCAACAGGTGTGA
- a CDS encoding HipA family kinase, translating into MLSEVKATRYVTPLREGGSLPGIVEADDLGTYVMKFTGAGQGRKTLVAEVVCGQLGRRLGLRVPELVRMQLDPVIGLSEPDQEVQELLKASGGLNLGMDFLPGSIGFDPLAYEVDSAEAGRVVWFDALINNVDRSWRNPNMLVWHGDLWLIDHGATMIWHHNWPGAAASAAKPYDASDHALAPFRPDIAGAAAALAPLVTRELLTEVAADVPDEWLVDEPGFDSSDAVRRAYVEALLPRAATIHERITLEAPSRPRPSQAPGWLTDHLGSWPHPTKTSTKDGGR; encoded by the coding sequence ATGCTCTCCGAAGTCAAAGCGACCCGCTATGTCACGCCCTTGCGTGAGGGCGGCTCGCTCCCGGGCATCGTCGAGGCCGACGATCTCGGTACGTACGTCATGAAGTTCACGGGGGCCGGGCAGGGACGCAAGACCCTCGTGGCCGAGGTCGTCTGCGGGCAGCTGGGGCGCAGGCTCGGGCTGCGCGTCCCCGAACTGGTCCGGATGCAGCTCGACCCTGTCATCGGTCTCTCCGAGCCCGACCAGGAGGTGCAGGAGCTGCTGAAGGCCAGCGGAGGGCTGAACCTGGGGATGGACTTCCTGCCCGGCTCGATCGGCTTCGACCCGCTCGCCTACGAAGTGGACTCCGCGGAGGCGGGCCGCGTCGTCTGGTTCGACGCGCTGATCAACAACGTGGACCGGTCCTGGCGGAACCCCAACATGCTCGTGTGGCACGGCGACCTGTGGCTGATCGACCACGGCGCGACGATGATCTGGCACCACAACTGGCCCGGGGCGGCGGCCTCCGCCGCGAAGCCGTACGACGCGTCCGACCACGCCCTGGCGCCGTTCCGGCCGGACATCGCGGGCGCCGCGGCCGCGCTGGCCCCCCTGGTCACCCGCGAGCTGCTGACCGAGGTCGCCGCGGACGTGCCGGACGAATGGCTCGTGGACGAGCCCGGGTTCGACTCCAGCGACGCGGTCCGCCGCGCCTACGTGGAGGCCCTGCTGCCGCGGGCGGCCACGATCCACGAGCGCATCACGCTGGAGGCGCCCTCCAGGCCCCGGCCGTCCCAGGCGCCCGGCTGGCTCACCGACCACCTCGGCTCCTGGCCGCACCCCACCAAGACGAGCACGAAGGACGGCGGCCGGTGA
- a CDS encoding DMT family transporter encodes MTTATPPSRTEPSGASASASHPAGPPSAPTPSPAGPSAADRRRPAFGWRLRFAVLALIWGFSFLLIKVGTEGYAPFQVTFGRLLFGTAVLAAAMAVRREGPPRGARTWAHLTVAAFFLNALPFSLFAYAELTIPSTLAGICNATSPLWGMALSLVALSEDRPTRRRVAGLGIGFIGVLTVLGAWQGFSGLDVGGTAMALLASLSYPVGWIYVRRTLAGSSHSHLSLTGAQLMLATLQLAVVTPLFTTLPSSLPVVPLLAVVALGALGTGFAMLLQYGLVAEVGPTTATMVTYFIPVIATAAGVTLLDERLGWNTPVGALIVLAGAALTQSRSGPKRAGRRVRRPATRTRRIRP; translated from the coding sequence ATGACCACCGCCACGCCGCCGTCCCGCACGGAGCCCTCCGGAGCATCCGCGTCCGCCTCACACCCCGCGGGCCCGCCCTCCGCACCCACCCCGTCCCCCGCGGGTCCGTCCGCCGCCGACCGCCGCCGTCCCGCCTTCGGCTGGCGCCTGAGGTTCGCCGTGCTCGCCCTGATCTGGGGCTTCAGCTTCCTGCTCATCAAGGTCGGCACGGAGGGCTACGCCCCGTTCCAGGTCACCTTCGGCCGGCTGCTCTTCGGTACGGCCGTGCTGGCCGCCGCCATGGCGGTGCGACGCGAAGGGCCGCCGCGGGGGGCTCGGACCTGGGCGCATCTGACCGTCGCGGCGTTCTTCCTGAACGCGCTGCCGTTCTCGCTCTTCGCCTACGCGGAGCTGACCATCCCCTCGACACTGGCCGGGATCTGCAACGCGACGTCCCCGCTGTGGGGCATGGCGCTGTCGCTGGTGGCGCTCTCCGAGGACCGGCCCACGCGCCGCCGTGTCGCGGGTCTGGGCATCGGGTTCATCGGCGTGCTCACCGTACTGGGCGCCTGGCAGGGCTTCTCCGGACTCGACGTCGGCGGCACGGCGATGGCCCTGCTCGCCTCCCTGAGCTACCCGGTCGGCTGGATCTACGTCCGCCGTACGCTCGCGGGCTCGTCCCACTCGCACCTGTCCCTGACCGGGGCACAGCTGATGCTGGCGACGCTCCAACTGGCGGTGGTGACGCCCCTGTTCACGACACTGCCGAGCTCACTGCCGGTGGTTCCGCTGCTCGCCGTGGTGGCGCTGGGCGCACTGGGGACCGGCTTCGCGATGCTGCTGCAGTACGGGCTGGTCGCCGAGGTCGGGCCCACGACCGCGACGATGGTCACCTATTTCATCCCGGTCATCGCGACCGCCGCGGGGGTCACGCTGCTCGACGAGAGGCTGGGCTGGAACACTCCCGTCGGCGCCCTGATCGTGCTGGCGGGAGCCGCGCTCACCCAGAGCAGGTCCGGCCCGAAGCGGGCGGGGCGGCGCGTTCGGCGGCCGGCGACACGGACGCGTCGGATCCGTCCGTGA
- a CDS encoding pyridoxamine 5'-phosphate oxidase family protein — MTPSQASPSYRATERTVPTRSRERASHDRELVHSILDETSVCHLGFVRDGAPVVLPTLYGRVGDRLYVHGSTGSRPLRMAGQADPGLEVCLTVTHVDGLVLARSAFHHSINYRSVVVHGTARQVTDPEEKRTALDALVDHVVPGRSADSRPANARELAATAVLRLDLDEVSAKVRTGGPSDDLEDLALPHWTGVVPLVRGYGAPVPADDLDPSVPLPAYLSAL; from the coding sequence ATGACACCCTCGCAGGCGTCACCGTCCTACCGGGCCACCGAGCGGACCGTGCCCACGCGGTCGCGGGAGCGCGCGTCCCACGACCGCGAGTTGGTGCACTCGATACTCGACGAGACCTCCGTCTGCCATCTCGGCTTCGTCCGCGACGGGGCGCCCGTCGTGCTGCCCACCCTCTACGGCCGCGTCGGCGACAGGCTGTACGTGCACGGCTCGACCGGTTCCCGTCCGCTGCGCATGGCGGGCCAGGCGGATCCCGGTCTGGAGGTCTGTCTGACCGTCACCCATGTCGACGGTCTGGTCCTCGCCCGCTCGGCGTTCCACCACTCGATCAACTACCGGTCGGTGGTGGTCCACGGAACCGCACGCCAGGTCACCGACCCGGAGGAGAAGCGCACCGCGCTCGACGCCCTGGTCGACCACGTCGTCCCCGGCCGCTCCGCCGACTCGCGTCCGGCCAACGCCAGGGAGCTCGCCGCGACGGCGGTGCTCCGGCTGGATCTGGACGAGGTGTCCGCCAAGGTCCGCACGGGCGGCCCGAGCGACGACCTCGAGGACCTGGCGCTTCCGCACTGGACCGGTGTCGTCCCCCTCGTCCGGGGATACGGCGCGCCGGTCCCCGCGGACGACCTGGACCCGTCGGTGCCCCTGCCCGCGTATCTGTCCGCGCTGTAG
- a CDS encoding Rieske (2Fe-2S) protein, whose product MTGTQEPARTVARRTVFTAAGGAGLAAALTACGDSEGSGSGTVSPADGGSTGGSTGGSTGGSTGGTTGGSGGKVIADVADIPEGGGKVIGDIVVTQPTAGEFKAFSSKCTHQGCVVKDVADGMINCPCHNSNFDAGDGSVKSGPATTPLPAAAIVVEDGSIKLA is encoded by the coding sequence ATGACCGGAACGCAGGAACCGGCGCGCACCGTGGCGCGTCGCACCGTCTTCACGGCCGCCGGCGGTGCCGGGCTCGCCGCGGCGCTGACGGCGTGCGGCGACTCGGAGGGCTCGGGCAGCGGAACCGTGAGTCCGGCGGACGGCGGCTCGACCGGTGGTTCCACGGGCGGTTCGACCGGCGGCAGCACCGGTGGCACGACGGGCGGCAGCGGCGGCAAGGTCATCGCCGACGTCGCGGACATCCCGGAGGGCGGCGGCAAGGTCATCGGCGACATCGTCGTCACGCAGCCGACGGCGGGCGAGTTCAAGGCCTTCTCGTCCAAGTGCACCCACCAGGGCTGCGTGGTCAAGGACGTCGCCGACGGCATGATCAACTGCCCCTGTCACAACAGCAACTTCGACGCCGGCGACGGCAGCGTGAAGAGCGGCCCGGCGACCACGCCGCTGCCCGCCGCCGCCATCGTCGTCGAGGACGGCTCCATCAAGCTCGCCTGA
- a CDS encoding pyridoxamine 5'-phosphate oxidase family protein, which translates to MAVTQRRGRRIMMSPAELDAFLSEQRTCRVATVSPDGMPHVSALWFVWDGTSLWLYSITRSRRWSELRRDPRIAVVVDAGEEYGELRGVELSGTAEFVGEAPRTGEPCPELEAPEQLFARKNFGLDSMPHDGRHAWLRLTPEAIASWDFRKLSAL; encoded by the coding sequence ATGGCCGTCACACAGCGCCGGGGCCGGCGGATCATGATGTCGCCCGCCGAGCTGGACGCCTTCCTCTCCGAGCAGCGCACCTGCCGGGTGGCCACGGTCTCGCCGGACGGCATGCCCCACGTCAGTGCCCTGTGGTTCGTGTGGGACGGCACCTCCCTGTGGCTGTACTCGATCACCCGCAGCCGTCGGTGGTCCGAGCTGCGCCGTGATCCGCGCATCGCGGTCGTCGTGGACGCCGGGGAGGAGTACGGCGAGCTGCGCGGCGTGGAGCTCTCCGGCACCGCGGAGTTCGTGGGCGAGGCCCCGCGCACCGGGGAGCCCTGCCCGGAACTCGAGGCCCCCGAGCAGCTGTTCGCCCGGAAGAACTTCGGCCTGGACTCGATGCCGCACGACGGCAGGCACGCCTGGCTCCGGCTGACGCCGGAGGCGATCGCGTCGTGGGACTTCCGCAAGCTGAGCGCGCTCTGA
- a CDS encoding aminotransferase class I/II-fold pyridoxal phosphate-dependent enzyme has product MLGDYRIEGRGASEIAASIERGVGSGDLGPGQLLPPMRELAASLGVNPNTVASAYRTLRDRGVIETAGRRGSRVRERPASTARGSLTIDAPPGVRQISEGNPDTTLLPPLHDAFAAAARHHDAGPVLYGQAAVDPDLARLARAGLDEDGVPDGPVAVTSGSLDAIERVLHAHLRPGDAVAVEDPGWGSLLDLIPALGLRTVPVAVDDDGPRPEHVERALDRGARALVVTDRAQNPTGAVVSAPRARELRDVLARYPRTLLVEDDHGHAIVGEPLHPLAGVTDHWVLVRSVAKAYGPDLRLAVLTGDRVTLDRVQGRQGLGPGWVSRLTQRAVVELWTSGAVDPVAVAAAYGQRRDALLSALAERGVEARGRSGMNVWVPVADETGTVARLLHAGWAVAPGARFRISSPPAVRLTVSGLAADDITALADAVARAVGPVPPRSYG; this is encoded by the coding sequence GTGCTAGGAGACTATCGGATCGAGGGCCGCGGCGCATCGGAGATCGCGGCCAGCATCGAGCGCGGGGTCGGTTCGGGGGACCTCGGGCCCGGCCAACTGCTCCCGCCCATGCGGGAATTGGCGGCATCACTGGGTGTCAACCCGAACACCGTGGCATCCGCGTACCGGACGCTGCGCGACCGCGGCGTGATCGAGACCGCCGGCCGCAGAGGCAGCCGTGTGCGGGAGCGGCCGGCCAGCACGGCGCGCGGCTCGCTCACGATCGACGCCCCTCCCGGCGTGCGGCAGATCTCCGAGGGCAACCCGGACACCACCCTGCTGCCGCCGCTGCACGACGCCTTCGCCGCGGCGGCACGGCACCACGACGCCGGTCCGGTGCTCTACGGGCAGGCCGCCGTCGACCCCGACCTCGCACGGCTCGCGCGGGCCGGACTGGACGAGGACGGGGTGCCGGACGGTCCGGTCGCCGTCACCTCCGGTTCGCTCGACGCCATCGAGCGCGTGCTGCACGCCCATCTCCGCCCCGGGGACGCCGTGGCCGTGGAGGACCCCGGCTGGGGCAGCCTGCTCGACCTGATCCCGGCGCTCGGGCTGCGGACGGTCCCGGTCGCCGTCGACGACGACGGGCCGCGCCCCGAGCACGTCGAGCGGGCGCTCGACCGCGGGGCCAGGGCCCTGGTCGTGACCGACCGCGCCCAGAACCCCACGGGTGCCGTCGTCTCCGCACCACGCGCCCGTGAGCTCCGCGACGTGCTGGCCCGGTATCCCCGGACCCTGCTCGTCGAGGACGACCACGGCCATGCGATCGTCGGCGAGCCACTGCACCCCCTGGCCGGGGTCACGGACCACTGGGTGCTCGTACGCTCGGTCGCCAAGGCGTACGGTCCCGACCTCAGACTCGCCGTGCTCACCGGTGACCGGGTCACCCTCGACCGGGTCCAGGGGCGGCAGGGGCTCGGCCCCGGCTGGGTCAGCCGGCTGACCCAGCGCGCCGTCGTCGAGCTGTGGACCTCGGGTGCCGTCGATCCGGTGGCCGTGGCGGCCGCCTACGGACAACGGCGCGACGCGCTGCTGAGTGCCCTGGCGGAGCGGGGCGTCGAGGCCCGCGGCCGCAGCGGGATGAACGTGTGGGTGCCCGTGGCCGACGAGACCGGCACCGTGGCCCGTCTGCTGCACGCCGGCTGGGCCGTCGCTCCCGGAGCCCGTTTCCGCATCTCGTCCCCACCCGCCGTGCGGCTCACGGTGTCGGGACTGGCGGCCGACGACATCACCGCGCTCGCCGACGCGGTGGCCCGGGCGGTCGGCCCGGTGCCTCCCCGCAGCTACGGCTGA